The following are encoded in a window of Polynucleobacter sp. VK25 genomic DNA:
- a CDS encoding polysaccharide deacetylase family protein, giving the protein MKRISHKALIRTAAALMLGCFSLGAIAQTPECSKKVYLTFDTGNMSVAEKVAEILKRQNVKATFFLANEKTFRGDFSLDDSWKTYWQERVKEGHHFGSHTYDHTYFVKDGPKGEVFEKPQFGPKAGMMILYNEAAMCKEIRRVDQRFQELTDHPLQKIWRAPGGKTSPTLIRMGDMCGYQHIGWAPAGFLGDELNSDKHPNSSLLDKASRNIADGDITMAHLGIWSRKDPWAPAVLEQLIVNLKGRGFCFGLLPKNSVNPSK; this is encoded by the coding sequence ATGAAGCGCATCAGTCATAAGGCATTGATCCGCACTGCAGCCGCGCTTATGCTCGGCTGTTTTTCATTGGGTGCTATTGCTCAGACTCCCGAGTGCAGCAAAAAGGTTTACCTCACTTTTGATACAGGCAATATGTCTGTAGCAGAAAAGGTTGCCGAGATTCTCAAGCGACAGAACGTAAAAGCGACTTTCTTCTTGGCAAATGAGAAAACATTCCGCGGCGACTTTTCTTTAGATGATTCTTGGAAGACTTATTGGCAAGAGCGCGTTAAAGAAGGCCATCACTTTGGCAGCCATACCTACGACCATACGTATTTCGTAAAAGACGGCCCTAAAGGTGAAGTATTTGAGAAGCCTCAATTTGGTCCAAAAGCAGGCATGATGATTCTGTATAACGAAGCGGCGATGTGCAAAGAGATTCGCCGAGTTGATCAGCGGTTTCAGGAGCTGACTGATCACCCGCTACAAAAGATTTGGCGTGCTCCTGGTGGCAAAACTTCACCGACCTTAATCCGGATGGGCGATATGTGCGGTTATCAGCATATTGGCTGGGCTCCCGCTGGCTTCTTGGGTGATGAGCTGAACTCGGACAAGCATCCCAATAGCAGTCTGTTAGATAAGGCGAGTCGTAATATTGCCGACGGGGATATCACCATGGCTCACTTGGGTATTTGGTCTAGAAAAGACCCTTGGGCGCCTGCCGTTTTGGAGCAGCTCATTGTGAATCTAAAGGGTCGCGGGTTCTGCTTTGGCTTGCTCCCCAAAAATTCTGTAAATCCGTCAAAATAA
- a CDS encoding molybdopterin-binding protein — translation MKKVEIDEVVGAPTATRRFGLIVIGDEILSGRRQDKHMSKLIELLNERGLSLAWAKYVADDPEQITATLKASFVSGDVVFSTGGIGATPDDHTRQCAALALGTKTQLHPTAQELIAGRIQSTAEGDPIKADLNTPENQHRFKMGEFPLGSEIIPNPYNQIPGFRIQEHHFVPGFPVMAAPMMAWCLDTHYKDLFHQENWAEQSFIVPKGIESSLTPLMERIEASFPGVKVFSLPSVGDASKGGVYAQRHIELGIKGNANLLESAWIALRAGTQELGYEIHDIS, via the coding sequence ATGAAAAAAGTTGAAATAGATGAAGTAGTAGGAGCACCAACTGCAACCAGACGCTTTGGTTTGATTGTGATTGGTGATGAGATCTTGTCAGGTCGTCGTCAAGACAAGCACATGAGCAAGCTGATTGAGTTACTCAATGAGCGTGGACTGAGTCTGGCTTGGGCTAAATATGTTGCTGATGATCCTGAGCAAATTACCGCTACCTTAAAAGCCAGTTTTGTGAGTGGCGATGTGGTGTTTAGTACCGGCGGTATTGGTGCAACACCAGATGATCACACTCGTCAATGCGCGGCACTTGCATTGGGTACTAAAACGCAATTACACCCAACAGCGCAAGAACTCATTGCCGGTCGTATTCAGTCAACGGCAGAGGGCGACCCCATTAAGGCGGATTTAAATACTCCCGAAAATCAACATCGTTTTAAGATGGGTGAGTTTCCGCTTGGCAGTGAAATCATCCCCAATCCCTACAACCAAATTCCTGGCTTTCGAATTCAAGAGCATCACTTTGTCCCAGGTTTTCCGGTAATGGCGGCGCCGATGATGGCTTGGTGTTTGGATACTCATTACAAGGACTTATTTCATCAAGAGAACTGGGCTGAGCAGAGTTTCATCGTGCCCAAAGGAATTGAATCGTCTTTGACTCCTCTCATGGAGCGTATTGAAGCCAGTTTTCCTGGGGTGAAGGTCTTTAGTCTCCCATCGGTAGGGGATGCCTCAAAGGGTGGCGTGTATGCCCAGCGCCATATTGAATTGGGCATCAAGGGTAATGCCAACCTGTTAGAAAGCGCTTGGATTGCCTTAAGAGCAGGCACCCAAGAGCTGGGTTACGAAATCCACGATATCAGCTGA
- the hrpA gene encoding ATP-dependent RNA helicase HrpA translates to MSLPVSASNTSRRLEIRFPEELPVSGQRQLIKDALQSHQVVIVCGETGSGKTTQLPKICLDLGRGTINGGKLIGHTQPRRIAATATAKRIAQELGSPIGQDVGYQVRFADKTSHTASIKLMTDGILLAETQRDPQLRAYDTLIIDEAHERSLNIDFLLGYLRQLLPKRPDLKLIITSATIDAQRFAEHFAINGKIAPVIEVSGRLFPVEQRYSPLEPDVKPDGKKESKTAKEIPDAVTEEIASLWREGTAGAGDVLVFLPGEREIRDCAEALRKDHVLQQRFHPEILSLFARQSVAEQERVFSPGNGRRIILTTNVAETSLTVPNIRYVIDSGLARVKRYSYRNKVEQLQIEPISQAAANQRAGRCGRVSDGICVRLYSEQDYQGRPKFTDPEILRSSLAAVLLRMSSLRLPKIQHFPFIDKPLGRAIADGVQLLDELGAIEFDESESADAKDIGKDINNSFKLTATGKQLADLPLDPRIGRMLLAAKEQNALKEVTIIASALATQDPRDRPMDQAAAADQAHLQFADERSEFLSFVKLWNWYQDALKHKSSNRQLENLCKSKFLSPRRLREWRDVHGQLHTMLGEKGWKENGIAATYEEVHLSLLTGLLGYVAKKEEDEKSQDRNSKTGGYVGARGIRPFIWPGSTIGKKAGAWILAGELQETNRMYARTIAKIEPQWVERVAAHRLIKSLSDPFWDNRQGEVMAFERGTLYGLPIYHGRRVRYEPHNPEETRELFIQQALVQEEMFGRMDTPALQRETEADAKKKYPNVFGFFWHNRRLIKEIEALEHRSRRPDVLVDDDLLFAFYNSRVPKEVRSRESLKAWLSKDKSRDKNKDENNEQDLDGQLRLEKADLMRHEAAGITVDRYPKTMLVGGAQLSLTYHFEPGSPKDGVTLVVPLTQLNQVDGRRCEWLVPGMCEEKVLLLLKSLPQKLRRHCVPLPDYAKSFLERKLEEKQFGTGDFLDSLISDIRKERGLEIKRTDFRPEALPLHSSMNFRLIDEHGRQLEVERNLARLRSEYGQTARSAFQAIAQETAQVELGVEPPVGERSQANTKVADATRKVEQGGYRTWEFGELPETLEIQKGNKTLFGYPALVDRVDYCDLEVFDDLEEARKQHALGLRRLFALSNKDTIKALQKQLPGIRELGLLFINVGSVEGLIEQILNIALERAFMTEPLPANAEQFAERLQAGKPRLALIAQEISRHALNALQAHADLQKKVASAKAASPTAYADIQTQMQGLIFPKFVADIPYTQLVHVPRYLKAIAMRIDKLRSNPSRDAQLQKDWESVARPWQKLMQGNKGAASYAMAEDQALVDFRWQLEELRVALYAQELKTPTPMSLKRLEKVLASLR, encoded by the coding sequence ATGTCACTGCCTGTGTCTGCTTCCAACACCTCACGCAGGCTAGAAATACGGTTTCCGGAGGAATTGCCGGTCTCTGGTCAGCGTCAGCTGATCAAGGATGCCCTGCAGAGCCACCAGGTGGTGATTGTGTGCGGTGAGACAGGCTCAGGCAAGACTACCCAGCTGCCGAAGATCTGCTTGGATCTGGGGAGGGGCACCATCAATGGTGGCAAGCTCATCGGCCACACTCAGCCTCGCCGAATCGCAGCAACTGCCACCGCCAAGAGAATTGCCCAAGAGCTAGGCTCACCCATTGGTCAAGATGTGGGTTACCAAGTTCGCTTTGCTGACAAGACTAGCCATACCGCTTCCATTAAGCTGATGACCGATGGCATCTTGTTGGCGGAGACGCAGCGTGACCCTCAACTACGCGCCTATGACACGCTCATCATTGATGAGGCGCATGAACGTAGTCTCAATATTGATTTCTTATTGGGGTATTTAAGACAGCTGCTTCCCAAGCGACCAGACCTTAAGCTGATCATTACCTCAGCAACGATTGATGCCCAGCGATTTGCAGAGCACTTTGCGATCAATGGCAAGATTGCGCCAGTCATTGAGGTCAGTGGCCGACTGTTCCCTGTAGAGCAGCGTTACTCACCACTAGAACCTGACGTTAAGCCGGATGGAAAAAAAGAATCCAAGACTGCAAAGGAAATTCCGGATGCGGTGACTGAAGAGATTGCGAGTCTATGGCGTGAAGGCACTGCTGGTGCCGGTGATGTATTGGTATTTTTGCCCGGCGAGCGAGAAATACGCGATTGTGCAGAAGCATTACGCAAGGACCATGTCCTGCAACAACGCTTTCACCCAGAAATCCTCAGTTTGTTTGCACGTCAATCAGTGGCTGAGCAGGAGAGGGTATTTAGTCCAGGTAATGGGCGACGCATTATTTTGACAACTAACGTTGCAGAGACATCGTTAACTGTTCCGAATATTCGTTACGTCATCGATAGCGGTCTAGCAAGAGTTAAACGCTATTCCTACCGTAATAAGGTTGAGCAGCTCCAGATTGAGCCCATCTCCCAGGCTGCTGCCAATCAAAGGGCGGGTCGTTGCGGACGTGTCTCTGATGGTATCTGTGTACGTTTGTATAGCGAACAAGATTATCAAGGCCGCCCTAAATTTACTGATCCAGAAATCCTCCGTAGCTCATTAGCTGCAGTGCTCTTGCGCATGAGTTCCTTGCGCTTGCCCAAGATTCAACACTTTCCTTTTATTGATAAACCTCTCGGAAGAGCAATCGCAGATGGCGTTCAGCTACTTGATGAGTTGGGCGCGATTGAATTTGATGAGTCAGAGTCAGCTGATGCTAAGGATATTGGTAAGGATATTAACAACAGCTTCAAACTCACTGCGACCGGTAAGCAACTGGCAGACTTACCCCTTGATCCACGTATTGGCAGAATGTTACTAGCAGCCAAAGAGCAGAATGCTTTAAAAGAGGTCACCATCATTGCTTCTGCTTTGGCCACACAAGATCCGCGTGATCGGCCAATGGACCAAGCTGCTGCTGCCGATCAAGCACATCTGCAGTTTGCGGATGAGCGATCGGAGTTCCTCAGTTTTGTAAAGCTTTGGAATTGGTATCAAGACGCTTTAAAGCATAAGAGCAGCAATCGTCAACTCGAGAACCTATGTAAGAGTAAGTTTCTGTCACCGCGTCGTTTACGAGAGTGGCGCGATGTGCATGGTCAATTGCACACCATGCTCGGCGAAAAGGGCTGGAAAGAAAATGGCATAGCCGCAACCTATGAAGAAGTTCACCTCTCTTTATTAACGGGCCTACTTGGATATGTGGCTAAAAAAGAAGAGGATGAAAAATCCCAAGATCGCAATAGCAAAACAGGCGGTTATGTTGGGGCGCGTGGTATTCGTCCATTTATCTGGCCTGGTTCGACCATCGGCAAAAAGGCGGGTGCTTGGATTTTGGCTGGCGAACTGCAAGAAACCAATCGCATGTACGCCAGAACGATTGCCAAGATCGAGCCGCAATGGGTAGAGCGTGTTGCTGCGCATCGCCTGATCAAATCCTTGAGTGATCCATTCTGGGATAACCGCCAGGGCGAAGTCATGGCCTTTGAACGGGGTACTTTATATGGCTTACCAATCTATCATGGGCGCCGCGTTCGCTACGAGCCACATAACCCTGAAGAGACAAGAGAGTTATTTATTCAACAAGCTTTGGTGCAAGAGGAAATGTTTGGGCGCATGGACACACCCGCCTTGCAGCGCGAAACAGAAGCCGATGCCAAAAAGAAATACCCCAATGTGTTTGGATTCTTCTGGCATAACCGCCGACTGATTAAAGAGATTGAGGCTCTAGAGCATCGTTCGCGCCGTCCAGATGTATTGGTCGATGATGATTTGCTGTTTGCTTTTTATAACTCTCGTGTGCCCAAAGAGGTGCGCAGTCGAGAAAGCCTCAAGGCATGGTTAAGCAAAGATAAAAGCAGAGATAAAAATAAAGATGAAAACAATGAGCAAGACTTGGATGGACAGCTCCGCTTAGAAAAAGCCGACTTGATGCGCCATGAGGCAGCTGGTATTACCGTAGATCGCTATCCGAAAACCATGTTGGTCGGCGGCGCACAGCTCAGTCTGACCTATCACTTCGAGCCTGGCAGCCCAAAGGATGGGGTAACTCTAGTTGTTCCTTTGACTCAACTTAATCAAGTGGATGGTCGTCGTTGTGAATGGCTAGTTCCCGGGATGTGTGAGGAGAAGGTACTCCTTCTCCTGAAATCCTTGCCGCAAAAACTCAGACGCCATTGCGTACCGTTGCCAGACTATGCAAAGTCCTTCCTAGAGCGAAAGTTAGAAGAGAAGCAATTTGGAACGGGCGACTTCTTAGACAGTCTAATTAGTGATATTCGTAAAGAACGTGGTTTAGAAATTAAACGCACAGACTTTAGGCCTGAGGCCTTGCCGTTGCACTCCTCGATGAACTTCCGCTTGATTGATGAGCATGGGCGGCAACTTGAAGTAGAGCGTAACTTGGCTCGCTTACGTTCTGAGTATGGACAGACTGCCCGCAGTGCTTTCCAAGCAATTGCCCAAGAGACAGCCCAGGTCGAGTTAGGAGTCGAGCCACCGGTTGGGGAAAGATCCCAAGCGAATACAAAGGTCGCTGATGCCACGCGCAAAGTCGAGCAGGGCGGTTATCGCACTTGGGAGTTCGGAGAGTTACCAGAAACCTTGGAGATTCAAAAAGGGAATAAGACCCTATTTGGTTATCCCGCATTAGTAGATCGCGTTGACTACTGTGATCTTGAGGTCTTTGATGATTTGGAAGAGGCGCGTAAACAACACGCTCTAGGATTGCGGCGCTTATTTGCTCTGAGTAATAAAGATACGATTAAGGCATTGCAAAAGCAGCTGCCTGGTATTCGTGAGTTGGGTTTGTTATTTATCAATGTAGGATCGGTAGAGGGTCTAATAGAGCAGATTCTCAATATCGCTCTTGAGCGTGCATTTATGACCGAGCCGCTTCCAGCCAATGCAGAGCAATTTGCAGAGCGTCTTCAGGCAGGTAAGCCACGGTTAGCGCTGATTGCCCAAGAGATTTCGCGTCACGCATTAAATGCGTTGCAAGCCCATGCTGATTTGCAGAAAAAAGTGGCCAGTGCAAAAGCTGCTTCACCGACTGCCTATGCTGATATTCAGACGCAAATGCAGGGGCTCATATTTCCAAAATTTGTTGCTGATATACCGTATACCCAATTAGTACACGTACCTCGTTACTTAAAAGCAATTGCAATGCGGATCGATAAATTACGTTCTAACCCCAGTCGTGACGCCCAACTCCAAAAGGATTGGGAATCCGTTGCCCGACCCTGGCAAAAGCTGATGCAGGGCAATAAGGGGGCCGCTTCGTATGCAATGGCCGAAGATCAAGCTTTAGTGGATTTCCGCTGGCAGTTGGAAGAGTTGAGGGTAGCTTTATATGCTCAGGAGTTGAAAACACCGACCCCGATGTCCTTAAAGCGCCTCGAAAAGGTTTTAGCAAGCTTGCGCTAA
- a CDS encoding cytochrome D1 domain-containing protein encodes MYTFIKIRGFRILATSTLLALLAVNQNAFAQAANTVSSASTANQPKLAVILNSGEASVSLIDMNTRQVIKTIPVGKEPHHLMLTPDQKTLLIANAAGNDVALMNPTTGELTGKIPNIIDPYQIGYSPNHKWFVANGNRLDRVDIYAANGADLKLAKTVKLAKTPSHIAFTSDSKIAFITLQDSNELAAIDLETQNVLWTMPTGKVPAGLWMTPGDQYLLVGITGDDYVQVIDWKTRKEIKRIPTGKGAHNFRPLGDKKHVFVSNRIGSTISLLNMQTLEKVGDVTGLPAGPDDMEITPDGKTLWVTFRFSKKVGVIDIPTMKLVTVIPVGKSPHGVFFTPRAGWE; translated from the coding sequence ATGTATACATTTATCAAGATTAGAGGTTTTCGCATTCTTGCGACCTCCACATTGTTGGCTCTTCTTGCGGTCAATCAAAATGCTTTTGCTCAAGCTGCCAATACCGTATCGTCAGCATCTACTGCCAATCAACCAAAGTTAGCTGTCATCCTAAACTCTGGAGAAGCTTCTGTCAGTCTGATTGATATGAATACACGTCAAGTCATCAAAACAATTCCAGTTGGCAAAGAGCCTCACCATTTGATGTTGACTCCAGATCAAAAGACTTTACTGATTGCAAATGCAGCTGGTAACGATGTAGCCTTGATGAATCCAACGACTGGTGAGTTGACCGGTAAGATTCCCAATATTATTGACCCCTACCAAATTGGTTACTCGCCAAACCACAAATGGTTTGTAGCAAACGGTAATCGTTTGGATCGTGTGGACATTTATGCGGCCAACGGTGCAGACTTGAAATTAGCTAAGACTGTGAAGTTGGCTAAGACACCAAGCCATATTGCTTTCACATCGGATAGCAAAATTGCATTTATTACTTTGCAAGACTCTAATGAGCTTGCCGCAATTGATTTGGAAACTCAAAATGTATTGTGGACCATGCCCACAGGAAAAGTTCCTGCTGGTTTGTGGATGACGCCTGGAGACCAATATCTCTTAGTTGGTATTACTGGCGACGACTACGTTCAGGTGATTGATTGGAAAACACGTAAGGAAATAAAGCGTATTCCCACAGGCAAGGGCGCTCATAATTTCCGTCCTTTGGGCGATAAAAAGCACGTATTCGTGAGTAACCGTATTGGCTCCACAATCAGCCTGCTCAATATGCAAACCCTGGAGAAGGTTGGTGATGTTACTGGACTACCGGCTGGTCCTGACGACATGGAAATTACCCCGGATGGTAAAACACTTTGGGTCACTTTTCGCTTCTCTAAAAAGGTGGGGGTGATCGACATCCCAACTATGAAGTTGGTAACAGTCATTCCGGTTGGTAAATCTCCGCATGGTGTGTTCTTTACTCCAAGGGCTGGATGGGAGTAA
- a CDS encoding EI24 domain-containing protein yields the protein MVGLPQVFKSFGMALVGTMHPRMLWLSLRPFLIVSVLWGVLIWLTWTPALETLSTFLTTSIFTSWIQEGLVWAGFENARAWIAPLFFVMLIIPLITISLLIFIAFSTVPAIVKIACRQSPFQELECKRGGGFFGSLVYTLWSALICLALVMLTLPVWWVPPLVAVLPPLLWGWLTMRLMSYDVLAKHASSEERDLLLEKYRWPLLCMGIASGMLGAVPTFFWATSALALVLFPIVSFIALWIYSLIFVFAALWFSYFLLDALKQLREDELDKALTVQSRVVDMELPNQS from the coding sequence ATGGTCGGATTACCGCAAGTATTTAAATCATTTGGAATGGCCTTGGTTGGGACCATGCATCCTCGGATGCTATGGCTAAGCTTAAGGCCATTTTTGATCGTGTCAGTGTTATGGGGTGTTCTGATTTGGCTGACTTGGACTCCAGCGCTTGAGACCTTAAGCACCTTTCTAACAACATCTATCTTCACTAGTTGGATACAAGAAGGCCTTGTATGGGCCGGCTTTGAAAATGCTAGGGCATGGATTGCACCGCTATTTTTTGTGATGCTGATTATTCCTTTGATCACAATCAGTTTGCTGATATTCATCGCCTTTTCAACAGTGCCTGCGATTGTAAAAATCGCCTGCAGACAATCCCCATTCCAAGAACTGGAATGTAAACGCGGTGGCGGCTTCTTTGGTAGCTTGGTTTATACCTTGTGGTCAGCGCTAATTTGTTTGGCTTTAGTCATGTTGACCTTACCCGTCTGGTGGGTCCCACCATTAGTAGCAGTATTGCCACCACTCCTCTGGGGCTGGTTAACAATGCGACTCATGTCATACGATGTCCTTGCAAAACATGCCAGCTCAGAAGAGCGGGATCTTTTACTTGAAAAATACCGCTGGCCTTTGCTCTGTATGGGCATTGCATCGGGGATGTTGGGCGCGGTGCCTACTTTCTTTTGGGCCACGTCCGCCTTGGCATTGGTTTTATTCCCGATCGTGAGCTTTATAGCGCTCTGGATTTATTCTTTGATCTTTGTGTTTGCTGCTTTATGGTTCAGCTATTTCTTGTTAGACGCTCTCAAGCAACTGAGAGAGGACGAGTTGGACAAAGCACTTACTGTGCAATCGCGTGTTGTTGATATGGAGCTTCCGAATCAGAGTTAA
- a CDS encoding sterol desaturase family protein — MDLSAFTSLISNAYASVQEFIFSNVVGPILYQLDLMAWAEDVFDGVDWFLFGCIQIFLIIVVLRTWERLAPAEQQERFAKTSRADVFYTLFHRLGIFHGLIFIALSGFFFEIDSILHDFRFDRLNVESWWPGVSSIPVISFLIYLVLLDFVDYLYHRASHAFNWWWQLHSLHHSQTVMTAWSDNRNHILDDIMRATFMAFFALLFGVSPGQFIMLIALSQFIQSWQHANIKVHLGSAKYLLISPMFHRMHHAVGYGHEAKGKPGVLGGCNFGILFPWWDMVFRTAVFPKEVYPTGVRNLTVSHNILTQQWQGLVRAVKEFKPK, encoded by the coding sequence ATGGACTTAAGTGCATTCACCTCATTGATTTCAAACGCTTACGCAAGCGTGCAGGAATTCATTTTCTCCAATGTGGTGGGTCCGATTCTGTATCAATTGGATTTAATGGCTTGGGCCGAGGATGTATTTGATGGAGTTGATTGGTTCTTATTTGGCTGCATTCAAATTTTCTTAATTATTGTTGTATTAAGAACGTGGGAGCGCTTAGCTCCTGCGGAACAGCAAGAACGCTTTGCAAAAACGAGTAGGGCAGATGTTTTCTATACCCTGTTTCATCGCCTAGGCATTTTCCACGGACTCATCTTCATTGCCTTATCCGGATTCTTCTTTGAGATCGATTCAATCTTGCACGACTTTCGTTTCGACCGTTTAAATGTTGAGTCGTGGTGGCCTGGGGTGAGTTCAATCCCAGTAATTAGCTTCTTGATTTACTTAGTGTTGTTGGACTTTGTTGACTACCTATATCACCGCGCCTCCCATGCATTTAATTGGTGGTGGCAGCTACACTCTTTGCATCACAGTCAAACTGTTATGACGGCATGGTCAGATAATCGCAACCACATACTCGATGACATCATGCGCGCCACCTTTATGGCGTTCTTTGCGTTGTTGTTTGGCGTGTCTCCCGGCCAATTCATCATGTTGATAGCGCTGAGCCAATTTATTCAAAGTTGGCAGCATGCCAATATCAAAGTGCACCTTGGGTCTGCTAAATATCTGCTGATCTCTCCAATGTTTCATCGTATGCACCATGCGGTAGGCTACGGCCATGAGGCCAAGGGTAAGCCTGGAGTCTTAGGCGGCTGTAATTTTGGCATTTTGTTTCCATGGTGGGATATGGTTTTCAGAACCGCCGTATTTCCTAAAGAGGTCTATCCTACGGGGGTGAGGAATTTAACGGTATCGCACAATATCCTCACGCAGCAATGGCAAGGTCTGGTACGCGCCGTTAAGGAATTCAAGCCTAAGTAG
- the glnA gene encoding type I glutamate--ammonia ligase, with translation MTKTVADVMKLVKEKECTFVDFRFVDTKGKEQHTTVPISAFDEDKFESGHAFDGSSIAGWKGIEASDMLLRPDPTAAYIDPFYEEPTLVLTCDVIEPADGKGYDRDPRSIAKRAEAYLKSTGLGDTAYFGPEPEFFIFDGVRWGADMQGCFVKIDSEEAPWSSSKEIEGGNTGHRPGKKGGYFPVAPVDTFQDMRSEMCLILESLGIPVEVHHHEVAGQGQNELGTKFSTLVQRADWTIWQKYVVQNVAHAYGKTATFMPKPVVGDNGSGMHVHQSIWKNGENLFAGNGYAGLSEFALFYIGGIIKHAKALNAITNPGTNSYKRLVPGFEAPVKLAYSARNRSASIRIPHVPNPKGRRIETRFPDPLANPYLCFSALMMAGLDGVQNKIHPGEAADKNLYDLPPEEDAKIPTVCASLEEALDALKKDHEFLTRGGVFTESMIDAYINLKMEDVTRFRMTTHPIEFDMYYSL, from the coding sequence ATGACGAAGACCGTCGCTGATGTGATGAAGTTAGTTAAAGAGAAAGAATGTACTTTCGTTGATTTCCGCTTTGTGGATACAAAGGGTAAAGAGCAGCACACGACAGTTCCTATCTCTGCATTTGACGAAGACAAGTTTGAGAGTGGTCATGCGTTTGACGGATCCTCTATCGCCGGTTGGAAGGGTATCGAAGCATCTGACATGTTGCTCAGACCAGATCCAACAGCTGCTTACATCGATCCGTTCTATGAAGAGCCAACTTTGGTTCTGACATGTGACGTTATCGAGCCAGCCGATGGCAAAGGTTATGACCGTGACCCACGTTCTATCGCTAAGCGCGCTGAAGCATACTTGAAGAGCACAGGCTTGGGCGACACAGCATACTTTGGCCCAGAACCAGAATTCTTTATTTTTGATGGCGTTCGTTGGGGTGCCGACATGCAGGGTTGCTTCGTGAAGATTGATTCCGAAGAGGCTCCATGGTCTTCATCTAAAGAGATCGAAGGCGGTAACACTGGCCACCGTCCAGGTAAAAAAGGCGGTTACTTCCCAGTTGCCCCAGTAGATACATTCCAGGATATGCGTTCTGAAATGTGTTTGATTCTCGAATCATTGGGTATTCCAGTTGAAGTTCATCACCATGAAGTTGCTGGTCAAGGCCAAAACGAATTGGGTACTAAGTTCAGCACATTAGTACAGCGCGCTGACTGGACTATCTGGCAGAAATATGTTGTTCAAAACGTAGCTCACGCTTACGGTAAGACAGCAACATTTATGCCTAAGCCAGTAGTTGGCGACAACGGTTCTGGTATGCACGTTCACCAATCCATTTGGAAGAACGGCGAGAACTTGTTTGCTGGTAACGGCTATGCAGGTTTGTCAGAATTCGCATTGTTCTACATTGGCGGCATCATCAAGCATGCCAAAGCATTGAATGCGATTACTAATCCAGGTACAAACTCATACAAGCGTTTGGTTCCAGGCTTTGAGGCTCCAGTGAAGTTGGCTTACTCAGCACGTAACCGTTCTGCTTCGATTCGTATTCCACACGTTCCAAATCCTAAGGGTCGTCGTATTGAAACTCGCTTCCCTGATCCATTGGCGAACCCATACCTCTGCTTCTCAGCATTAATGATGGCTGGTTTAGATGGTGTTCAGAACAAGATTCATCCAGGCGAAGCTGCTGACAAGAACTTGTATGACTTGCCACCAGAAGAAGATGCAAAGATCCCAACCGTTTGCGCAAGCTTGGAAGAGGCATTGGATGCATTGAAGAAAGATCACGAGTTCTTGACTCGCGGTGGTGTATTCACTGAGTCCATGATTGATGCATATATCAATTTGAAGATGGAAGATGTCACACGTTTCCGTATGACTACTCATCCTATCGAATTTGATATGTACTACTCCCTGTAA